A window of Chlorobium phaeobacteroides DSM 266 genomic DNA:
CTCGAAGCATTAGCCTTTCTTTTTTAGAATCTGAACGGAAAGTTACCTTACACGCGACACACAAGACTATAAAAAACAGCAGGTTACCGATCGATGTCCAAAAACATCTTCATGGTTTTTCACTGAACTGCGCAGGCATCTCATCCGGCCATCCTGATGATATCCCGAACCTCGTTTTTCGTATCATTATCTTCATCAATCAGTTGGCGGGTGATACGCGAGAAATCGATCTTTTTCGGGTCGATCATCCGCACCTTAATAATACATCCCGACCCGCTTCATTTATGCCGTCAGCTCCGTAATCCTGACCATAAGCCGTCATCGATAAAAAACCATAGTCCCCCGTCCAATACAATTCCGCGTATGATCACCTATGGGCACAGGGTTTCAGATGGGACCGTTCCCGATCTTCGCGACAATGGAGAAATATCGATTAGCGTTTGATAGTAAAAATGCTTTTCGAAATGAACAAAAACCTGCGTTGTTCGCAGCACCAAACGACGACAATATCCCCCCAGCAAAAAAACCGACAGAGGATGGCATGAGCAAATATTCCGCTTTGGTCACAATCTCTCCATTCAGCATCACCGGCTCAATACCCAATCGTTTGGCATAATACTCGAACCCTATCTCAATCCAGCCAGTCCATACAAAAAGTCCACAGAACATGCCCGGAAACGTTGCGATCAGCTCAGTTGAAGCATACATACCCAAAAGGAGCAAACCTGCTCCTGTCAAACCCAGAAGCAACCCGGCAAAAACAACTTGATCATTACCTAATGCATGCTGTAAAAAAATAACTGCCGCATGACCGAGCGGCATCGTCAGCAAAACAATAATAAAAGCCGTTATACCGGTTAATGGCTTATAACTTCTTCATAGTCAAGCGTTTAATCAAACATATGGGATAATACACCGAAATAACCACTGCACAAGCAAAGAGCAGCGTGATCAACCGGGAGCTTAACCACATCCCCTGGTATACCAACATACCAAAACCCCGCGATTTGAGCGGGGCATTGTTATGTTATGTTATGGATCAATCTCAGCGTGCCGATTCCAGCGCTGCAATCCGCGATTCAAGGGGCGGGTGACTGCTGAAAAGAGCCATCATACCGCCACCCGCAATCCCGCTGGCAGCCATTTCCTTCGGCAACTGGCCGGCCTGAAGACCTCCCAGCGCTCGCAGGGCGTCGATCATCGGGCGCCGGTCGCCCAACAGCACAGCAGCTCCCGCGTCGGCCCGATACTCACGCTTGCGAGAAAAGTACATGACGACGACGCTTGCCAGAATGCCGAACATGATTTCAAAAATAATGCTGCTGATCCAGTAGCCGATACCCGGACTGCCGGACTCGTCGTCGTCGCTGCGAAGAAAGCTGTCAATAGCATAGGCAATGACGCGCGACAGAAAAATCACGAAGGTATTGAGCACACCCTGTATCAGCGTCAAGGTAACCATGTCGCCGTTATCGATGTGGGCGACCTCGTGAGCCAACACGGCTTCCACCTGTTTTCGATCCATGCTCTGCAACAGTCCGGTCGAGACCGCCACCAGCGATCTCGACTTGCTGGGGCCTGTGGCGAAGGCATTCGGAGCACCGTCGTAGATGGCCACCTCGGGCATCGCCAAACCGGCTTTTTTGGAAAGCTGACTCACGGTATCAACGAGCCATACCTCGTTCTGGTTGGCGGGTTGCTGGATAACCCGTGCGCCGGTACTCCATTTCGCCATGGTTTTGGACATCAGAAGAGAAATAAAGGATCCGCCAAAACCGATTAAAGCAGCAAACAGAAGCAGCATGCCCATATCCAGACCGTTGCCGGTCAAAAATCGGTCTACGCCCAGAACACGGGCACTGACCGACAACACCAGCATCACCGCAAGGTTGGTAAACAAAAAAAGAACCACCCGTTTCATACGGATCCTCCTCCGTTATTATTGATCGGTTATACATTACAGGGACTGGCGCTTCGCCATGATATACACCCCATTCTCACTGAATAAATAAGAAATTCAGCACTTTTCATAAACCACTTTCGTTTCGGCTGTAAAACCATAGAACGTAAAACAAAACATCTCCCGTTTCCATACCATCCTCTTCGCCTTCCCGCATTCCGCTTTGCACTTAACACAATCCTCCCTCCGCCATCAATCTGTTCAATAACTGTAGATGAGCATTATTTGAGATAATAAAAAGCATCCCTGAATCGCCCGAGAAAAAATCATCGAAATAACAATGTCCGACCGATAGCGACATGTTCCCATCATTCTTCGGAACATGACACTACCGGTCAGACATGGATAAAGCGTAAAACTGCAAGAGCCTGCTTAAACGGCCTCAACATTCTCTTCTGCAAAAGCCTCTTCAGCCTGCAACCAGTCCTCTTCAGTTGTGCCCTCCGGTTCTCCATTTGCTTGCCAGATAAAATAAGCGGCAAGCCTGATCTGATCTTCTCGCTGTTCCGGTGTCAGCGAATCCTGTTCCATCGCATCGTTTGACATGGCAGTATTCCGTTTTGTGTTTACCCAACCAATAAAACGCTCTGTTTCATTCACCTATCGCAATCACTTCTGAACATCAACGGTACAACTGCTATGTTACAGCTTTTCCCGAACCTCGGAAAGAGTCCCTGCGTTACGTTAAGGAAAACAATACTGCCACTGCCGGGAGGAGAACCAAACTTGCGGTTTCCGGGAGGGATCATTGGATTCAAGAATCAATAAGGGGCGTATTCAAACAATTTATCAGCGGGAGTAGTTGCGATTAGTGAAGATAGACGATTATCTCCTTCATGGCTTGTTAAACAGTCTTTCATGGCAGGAAACCCCGATTGAGAGCTATGCGCGCAGCGCCTTCAGAGAAAACAGGCGGATCAACATCCGCATAGACGAAAGCGATACATCAATGCCTTCACGCCCACCAGCTTCCAGCTACAGTCTACTGCCCTCCACTCACTGCTCACGTTCCATGTTCCATGTTCAACATCCCACATCCCGCTTGGCACTCAACACAATATTCTTCCTCCATCCGCCAAACTGCGGCCTCAGGGAATCGATTTCATTGCTTTTCGAACCGGAATACCCGGTTCGAAAAGCTGCGAATATGACCGGCAATCAGAATTTTGTGGTGACGCCCGGAAAAACGACAATCAACCTTTTCTTTGCTACAGGCTTTGTCATCATACCACCCCCTGTTAACGCCGCTCTTGAGGCCTTGTTGCTTGTAATTCAGGTACGCTTGTATGTTTCAAATGGAGCCAGCCTCAGTCCGCCTACTGGAAGTTTCGGACTGCTTGCCGGTTTAGGTTTCGGGCTGCTCGCCGGTTTAGGTTTCGGACTGATAACAGCAGAAGTGCCGGATTGCTTGTCTTGTTTGGCGGTATCCGTTGACGGTGTCATGATAACATCCTTTGATAAAGGGTTTAAACTCCGAAAATTATTGTACCAATAAGATAATCCCGGCAAAATAACCTGCGCGTGTTATAAGGCCGCAGTACCAAAACTACAAAAATCCCACGAAGCATGAAAATAAAGAACCGGTGAGACTATGAAGATTTAATACTTTCCTGCCCAAAGTTTTGTCAGTTATCCGATTATATATGATCATTCATCGCGTAATCAACGAAAAAAAAAATTGAACTTGCGCCTGCATCATTGAATGCCAGGACGCCACCCCCATCTTTCAACTCCTGAATACTCCATACAGGCTATCCTCTATCGTCTCACGACCCGCAGCCCACTTTTTTATAAACCCACCTCTTTACTGCTCACGCATAAGCCATGATCCTTATCAAGTAACCCAACCTCCCGGTGATCATCAATATTTTTTCTGGCTCGTTGAGGCCTCTATCACGACTTTGCGTATATTGTGAGCCGTTTTATATACCGACAGCACATACGAAACCCTCTTTACCAGGAATACATTCCATGTGCAGACCACTTATGCCGATGGCATCGAAAACATGACCCTTATTGACGGCATTATATGCATAGGCCTTGTCAACCTCATTTCAATTGACAAGGACAAGGATCCCGACATTCAACCCGGAGGAGATTTCGCCCTTTCGCTGCCTGCTCTTGTTCGTACGCACGACCGGCTTACGAAAAGGATTGACAAAATGATAATGAAAGGCATTCTCACCAAGAATATCCCTTCGTCAAACTGAAGCCGAC
This region includes:
- the htpX gene encoding protease HtpX, whose translation is MKRVVLFLFTNLAVMLVLSVSARVLGVDRFLTGNGLDMGMLLLFAALIGFGGSFISLLMSKTMAKWSTGARVIQQPANQNEVWLVDTVSQLSKKAGLAMPEVAIYDGAPNAFATGPSKSRSLVAVSTGLLQSMDRKQVEAVLAHEVAHIDNGDMVTLTLIQGVLNTFVIFLSRVIAYAIDSFLRSDDDESGSPGIGYWISSIIFEIMFGILASVVVMYFSRKREYRADAGAAVLLGDRRPMIDALRALGGLQAGQLPKEMAASGIAGGGMMALFSSHPPLESRIAALESAR
- a CDS encoding DUF2934 domain-containing protein translates to MSNDAMEQDSLTPEQREDQIRLAAYFIWQANGEPEGTTEEDWLQAEEAFAEENVEAV